Proteins encoded within one genomic window of Methanobacterium sp.:
- a CDS encoding NFACT family protein, which translates to MKNMSNVDVFAICHELKELLKGARVDKAFQPTKDTVILRFHVSGKGRVDVAFQAGRRIHTTQYPLPNPKIPPNFPMLLRKYIKGGTVEDIRQYNFDRIVEFHIAKEEKFTLVAELFAKGNIILLNEEGKIILPLKRKLWSDRKISSKEEYKYPPTRGINPLELKKDKLKEIFENSDSDIIRTLARSGLGGVYAEEIILRSNIQKDLPAVEVTDERCDSIYNAIYELFKPLRTYKFNPQVISDGKEDVLPLDIELYNNYKKETFETYNEAADEFFSSKVRADIKKEYDGIWGAEVKKFEKRLKIQEETLQKFERTIEESQKKGELLYSNYAAVQNILDIIKNAREKYSWNEIASKLKQAKKDGLEDANIIESLDKLGNLTLKVDKTVILVDSTKEIPESAEVYYEKAKKAKRKIKGVTIAIEKTKKEIEKAKSKKEIEMEKITLPQKRVKKELKWFEKLRWFISSDGIMVIGGRDANTNEIVVKKHMDNSDIYLHSDIHGAPSVVIKSEGKEIPETTIDEAASFAASFSSAWTKGFGSQDVYWVHPDQVSKTPESGEFVAKGAFIIRGSRNYIRAATLLIAVGIVDYEGERLMAGPLESVKKYTDKYIIIKPGYTKKEALAKEILRKIDEERIFSLEDMIRILPSGKCDIVDERSLRRR; encoded by the coding sequence ATGAAAAATATGTCTAATGTAGATGTTTTTGCTATTTGTCATGAATTAAAGGAATTATTGAAAGGTGCAAGGGTTGATAAAGCGTTTCAGCCAACTAAAGATACTGTAATATTGAGATTCCATGTATCGGGTAAAGGAAGAGTAGATGTAGCATTTCAAGCAGGAAGAAGAATACACACAACCCAATACCCATTACCAAATCCTAAAATACCTCCTAACTTTCCAATGCTCCTTAGAAAATATATTAAAGGAGGAACTGTAGAAGATATTAGGCAATATAACTTTGATAGGATTGTAGAGTTTCACATAGCTAAAGAGGAGAAATTCACTTTAGTTGCAGAACTATTTGCTAAAGGAAACATAATTCTTCTAAATGAAGAAGGAAAGATTATCTTACCTCTTAAACGTAAATTATGGAGCGATAGGAAAATATCATCTAAAGAAGAATATAAATACCCTCCAACAAGAGGAATAAACCCCTTAGAATTAAAAAAAGATAAACTTAAGGAAATATTTGAAAATTCCGATTCTGATATTATAAGAACTCTTGCAAGAAGTGGATTAGGCGGTGTATACGCTGAAGAAATTATTTTGAGGTCTAATATACAGAAAGATTTACCTGCTGTGGAAGTCACAGATGAAAGGTGTGATTCAATTTACAATGCTATTTATGAACTTTTCAAACCCCTTAGAACATATAAATTTAATCCTCAGGTAATATCAGATGGAAAGGAAGATGTTCTGCCACTGGATATTGAGCTGTATAATAACTACAAAAAAGAGACATTTGAAACATATAACGAGGCTGCAGATGAATTCTTTAGTAGTAAAGTTAGAGCAGACATAAAAAAGGAATATGATGGAATTTGGGGGGCTGAAGTTAAAAAATTCGAAAAAAGACTTAAAATACAGGAAGAAACCCTCCAAAAATTTGAAAGAACCATTGAAGAATCCCAAAAGAAGGGGGAATTACTTTATTCAAATTATGCTGCAGTTCAAAATATTTTGGATATAATAAAAAACGCCAGAGAAAAATATTCATGGAATGAAATAGCTTCTAAACTTAAACAAGCAAAAAAAGACGGATTAGAAGATGCAAATATCATTGAATCCTTAGATAAGCTTGGAAATCTTACATTAAAAGTTGATAAAACAGTAATATTGGTAGATTCCACAAAGGAAATCCCTGAAAGTGCTGAAGTCTATTATGAAAAGGCTAAAAAAGCTAAAAGGAAAATAAAGGGAGTTACTATTGCTATAGAAAAAACAAAAAAGGAAATTGAAAAAGCAAAAAGCAAAAAAGAAATAGAAATGGAAAAAATAACTCTTCCCCAAAAAAGAGTTAAAAAAGAACTTAAATGGTTTGAAAAGCTTCGATGGTTTATATCTTCTGATGGAATTATGGTTATTGGAGGTAGAGATGCAAATACCAATGAAATAGTTGTAAAAAAGCATATGGATAACAGTGATATCTATCTTCACTCAGATATACATGGAGCACCATCTGTTGTAATAAAAAGTGAAGGTAAAGAAATTCCTGAAACAACTATCGATGAGGCTGCATCTTTTGCAGCTTCATTCTCCAGTGCGTGGACAAAAGGATTTGGATCCCAGGATGTGTATTGGGTTCACCCAGATCAAGTCTCAAAAACTCCAGAATCAGGAGAATTTGTAGCTAAAGGTGCATTTATCATAAGAGGGTCAAGAAATTACATAAGGGCAGCTACACTTTTAATTGCAGTAGGGATTGTTGATTATGAAGGTGAAAGATTGATGGCAGGACCTTTAGAATCAGTTAAAAAATATACAGATAAATATATTATTATAAAACCAGGTTACACAAAAAAAGAAGCTTTAGCAAAGGAAATACTTCGAAAAATTGATGAAGAACGCATTTTTAGCTTAGAAGACATGATCAGGATACTGCCTTCTGGAAAATGCGATATAGTTGATGAAAGAAGTCTTAGAAGACGATAA
- a CDS encoding DUF5379 family protein — MDVDGKVAAIHTVAAVAVGYISFKLTNEAMAIVIAIIVLYLMGQVSERLFGKEEVGGMKGWLWSGIVPFFFIWLMTWVIFMNHPL, encoded by the coding sequence ATGGATGTAGACGGTAAAGTAGCTGCAATTCATACAGTTGCTGCTGTAGCAGTAGGTTATATCTCTTTCAAGCTTACAAATGAAGCAATGGCCATTGTAATTGCAATAATTGTCCTTTATTTAATGGGTCAAGTTTCAGAAAGATTATTTGGAAAGGAAGAAGTTGGTGGCATGAAGGGATGGCTTTGGAGCGGAATAGTTCCCTTCTTTTTTATATGGCTCATGACATGGGTAATATTCATGAACCATCCATTATAA
- a CDS encoding DUF2070 family protein, translating to MSSEKIVSLTKYIMTLPTTRISLLSIIFLSFIIGCIVSLMEPAAQSSILYSVIYGGATGFLIFGFTSIMSGGLTQPIINSFKGRHMKMKQSMFVSLFAMMLVGLIYVLGSLASAFSAYNYNYTLDALIFGIAIVFAFRIIVLWGTSNISLLKSISVAAIQPVLIVSMVIVIVSLTNITTNIGSFSIIAILIKIIIASLILMAAVYSLVAVMESPMRRNLGVGGLELLSLTLAHLTEGSRAMEKVFDDMGEPIDTLIGILSFKGKNGVKAIFLAPCVHPGPIGNIGGGNMPTILANKFDAFTMVSHGPSTHDFNPVSYKEINKIEKVVKDALKDMDYFDNVSKFFRVENERAKIGAQYFDKNLLMLATFSPKGFDDIDFGIGLAVTNLAKASCDVENVILVDCHNSFKGEGGRILPGNKEVFELMGAVEKIQNLESENKIRIGCASDPLTDFSKEDGIGLSGLKIMVLEAYDSDNTSQKTAYILLDSNNMFKGFREKILDKVMELGVDQAEVMTTDTHYVNTLSGGHNPVGHRKQDEMINAILKCTKIALNDLEEVSVGCKMSKIEDIKTLGPLNATELVTTISSVVAVSRIFAPLIIISALLSVFIWLFYWAF from the coding sequence ATGTCCAGTGAAAAAATTGTAAGTCTTACTAAATATATCATGACACTACCAACAACCAGAATTTCTCTTTTAAGTATTATATTCTTGAGTTTCATTATAGGATGCATTGTTTCATTAATGGAGCCTGCAGCACAAAGTTCTATATTATATAGTGTAATCTACGGAGGTGCCACTGGGTTTTTGATTTTTGGATTCACATCAATAATGAGTGGAGGATTAACCCAACCCATTATAAACTCATTTAAGGGCAGACACATGAAAATGAAACAATCCATGTTTGTGTCTCTTTTCGCCATGATGTTAGTGGGGCTAATTTACGTATTAGGTAGTCTTGCATCAGCTTTTTCTGCTTATAATTATAATTACACACTTGATGCATTAATATTTGGTATTGCTATTGTATTTGCTTTTCGAATTATTGTGTTATGGGGAACATCTAATATTAGTCTTTTGAAATCTATTAGCGTAGCTGCGATTCAACCTGTTCTTATTGTCAGCATGGTGATAGTTATAGTCTCTTTAACTAATATAACAACCAATATTGGTAGTTTCAGTATAATAGCCATTCTTATAAAGATTATAATAGCATCATTAATACTTATGGCTGCGGTTTACTCCCTTGTAGCAGTTATGGAATCGCCTATGAGGAGAAATTTAGGGGTTGGAGGTTTAGAGCTTCTAAGTCTCACATTAGCCCATCTTACAGAAGGTTCTCGTGCTATGGAAAAGGTTTTTGATGATATGGGAGAACCTATTGATACATTAATAGGAATATTAAGTTTTAAAGGTAAAAATGGTGTTAAAGCAATTTTCTTAGCTCCCTGTGTTCATCCAGGCCCAATTGGAAATATTGGTGGCGGAAATATGCCTACAATTCTTGCTAATAAGTTTGATGCGTTCACCATGGTTTCCCATGGACCCTCAACACATGATTTTAATCCAGTTTCTTATAAAGAAATAAATAAGATAGAAAAAGTTGTTAAAGATGCTTTAAAGGATATGGATTACTTTGATAATGTCAGTAAATTTTTTAGAGTTGAAAATGAACGTGCGAAGATAGGTGCACAGTATTTTGATAAGAATTTATTAATGCTTGCCACATTCTCCCCAAAAGGATTTGATGATATTGATTTTGGAATTGGCCTTGCCGTTACGAATCTTGCAAAGGCATCATGTGATGTTGAAAATGTTATTCTTGTAGACTGCCACAACAGCTTTAAAGGAGAAGGTGGAAGGATTTTACCAGGTAATAAGGAAGTTTTCGAGCTTATGGGTGCAGTTGAGAAAATTCAAAATCTTGAAAGTGAAAACAAAATTAGAATAGGATGTGCAAGTGATCCCTTAACTGATTTTTCAAAAGAAGATGGTATAGGGTTAAGTGGATTAAAAATCATGGTTTTAGAGGCATATGATTCTGATAATACTTCCCAAAAAACAGCTTACATTCTTTTGGATTCAAATAACATGTTCAAAGGGTTTAGAGAGAAAATATTAGATAAAGTCATGGAATTAGGTGTAGATCAAGCGGAAGTAATGACTACAGATACACATTATGTAAATACGTTATCTGGAGGTCATAATCCTGTAGGTCACAGAAAACAGGATGAAATGATAAATGCCATTTTAAAATGCACTAAAATAGCTTTAAATGATTTAGAAGAAGTTTCTGTTGGCTGTAAAATGAGTAAAATTGAAGATATTAAAACTCTTGGTCCTTTAAACGCTACCGAGCTTGTAACAACAATAAGCTCCGTTGTTGCAGTAAGCAGGATATTTGCCCCGCTGATAATCATATCTGCATTACTTTCCGTGTTTATATGGCTATTTTACTGGGCATTCTAA
- a CDS encoding fumarate hydratase C-terminal domain-containing protein: MDIKLKTPLSKEDTKKLSVGDIVYLSGIIYTARDRAHQRILEDGSPVNLKGAVIFHAGPIIKISPSNEDEYKMVAVGPTTSTRMNPYQPDVLKLGVNAIIGKGGMDSKTEEALIENNAVYLAAVGGCAALYVKSILEVKSVNWIDLGVPEAIWKLEVKDFGPLVVAMDSNGRNLYKEVQNKIEANIN, translated from the coding sequence ATGGACATAAAACTTAAAACACCCCTTTCAAAAGAAGATACTAAAAAATTAAGTGTTGGAGATATTGTATATCTATCTGGAATTATTTATACTGCAAGAGACCGAGCTCATCAAAGAATTTTAGAGGACGGTTCACCAGTAAACCTCAAAGGGGCTGTTATTTTCCATGCAGGCCCTATTATTAAAATATCACCATCAAATGAAGATGAATACAAAATGGTTGCAGTGGGACCTACAACAAGCACTCGAATGAATCCTTACCAGCCAGATGTTCTTAAATTAGGAGTAAATGCCATAATTGGGAAAGGTGGTATGGACAGCAAAACTGAAGAAGCTTTAATTGAAAACAACGCAGTATATCTTGCTGCAGTAGGTGGATGCGCAGCATTATATGTTAAATCAATATTAGAAGTTAAAAGTGTTAATTGGATTGATTTAGGTGTTCCCGAAGCAATATGGAAGCTTGAAGTTAAAGATTTTGGCCCCCTTGTTGTAGCAATGGATTCTAATGGCAGAAATCTTTACAAAGAAGTCCAAAATAAAATTGAAGCCAATATTAATTAA
- a CDS encoding fructose 1,6-bisphosphatase: MKTTISVIKADVGSIAGHGLAHPALLAKCEEILGKAKEEGLLEDFYVTNCGDDTELIMTHRQGEENEEIHGLAFNAFTEATAIAKELKLYGAGQDLLSDTFSGNIRGMGPGAAEMEFKERPSDPVVIFCCDKTEPGAFNMPIFKMFADPFTTAGLVIDPSLHNGFEFEIFDVMEHRKVKMSCPEEMYDALALLGSISRYVIKRVTRKDDGEIAASISTERLNLLAGQYVGKDDPVAIVRSQSGFPAAGEVVEPFAFPHLVGGWMRGSHNGPLMPVAQKNAYPVRFDGPPRVMALGFQIADCKLVGPADMFDDPAYDRSRELASEVAEYMRRHGPFEPHRLPADEMEYTSLPGVMEKLEGRFEDID, encoded by the coding sequence ATGAAAACAACTATTAGTGTAATTAAAGCAGACGTTGGAAGTATAGCAGGACATGGTTTAGCTCATCCGGCCTTACTGGCAAAGTGTGAGGAAATATTAGGAAAAGCTAAGGAAGAAGGACTCCTTGAAGACTTTTATGTCACCAATTGTGGTGACGACACAGAACTTATAATGACTCACAGACAGGGCGAAGAAAACGAAGAAATCCATGGATTAGCATTTAACGCATTTACAGAAGCCACTGCAATTGCAAAAGAACTGAAACTTTATGGTGCAGGTCAAGACCTTCTCTCAGACACATTTTCAGGAAATATTAGGGGAATGGGGCCTGGTGCTGCAGAAATGGAATTTAAAGAAAGACCAAGTGACCCTGTAGTTATATTCTGTTGTGATAAAACAGAACCAGGTGCATTTAACATGCCTATTTTTAAAATGTTTGCAGACCCGTTTACTACAGCAGGACTTGTAATAGACCCATCCCTGCATAACGGTTTTGAATTTGAAATATTCGATGTTATGGAACACAGAAAAGTTAAAATGAGCTGCCCTGAAGAAATGTATGACGCACTGGCTCTTTTAGGATCAATAAGTAGATATGTTATAAAAAGGGTTACTAGAAAAGATGACGGTGAAATAGCAGCTTCTATAAGCACAGAAAGATTAAATTTACTGGCTGGACAATATGTTGGAAAAGACGACCCTGTTGCAATAGTAAGGTCACAGTCTGGATTCCCTGCTGCTGGAGAAGTCGTAGAACCATTTGCATTCCCTCATTTAGTAGGTGGATGGATGAGAGGTTCCCACAACGGCCCATTAATGCCTGTAGCACAGAAAAACGCATACCCTGTACGATTTGACGGACCTCCACGAGTAATGGCTCTTGGATTCCAAATAGCGGATTGTAAATTAGTAGGCCCGGCAGACATGTTCGACGATCCTGCATATGACAGATCAAGAGAACTTGCATCAGAAGTTGCAGAATACATGAGAAGACATGGTCCTTTCGAACCACACAGGCTTCCAGCTGATGAAATGGAATACACTTCATTACCTGGTGTTATGGAGAAATTAGAAGGAAGATTTGAGGATATTGATTAA